From Citricoccus sp. SGAir0253, a single genomic window includes:
- a CDS encoding NAD(P)-dependent alcohol dehydrogenase, which produces MRAVVFEDYQSFPTLKDVERPVPGPGEVLLKVAGAGACHSDVAIFRDFTAGAPGAQKPPFILGHENSGWIEELGPGVEGLTVGDAFLVYGPIGCQHCRACSRGQDTYCENAATQPYAGIGLGRDGGMAEYLRVPARNLVPLGDADPVAAASLADAGLTPYHAIKLALPHLAGGGRYALVIGLGGLGLLGVQILRALTGATVIATDLKEEAMAEAERLGAVTVPGGEGQVERIREVTGGRGVDAAFDFVGAGPTIRTAMAATARQGRCTVVGIAGHPYEWSFFTAPYEAELTSTYWGTIEELYELVDMFRAGQVTPQYTTYPMDRALEAYRALVAGEVSGRAVVVPHA; this is translated from the coding sequence ATGCGTGCCGTCGTCTTCGAGGACTACCAGTCGTTCCCCACGCTGAAGGACGTCGAGCGGCCGGTCCCCGGCCCCGGCGAGGTCCTGCTCAAGGTGGCCGGCGCCGGGGCCTGCCACTCCGACGTCGCGATCTTCCGGGACTTCACCGCCGGCGCCCCCGGCGCCCAGAAGCCGCCGTTCATCCTCGGCCACGAGAACTCCGGCTGGATCGAGGAGCTCGGGCCGGGCGTGGAGGGGCTCACCGTGGGGGACGCCTTCCTGGTGTACGGCCCGATCGGCTGCCAGCACTGCCGCGCCTGCTCGCGCGGCCAGGACACCTACTGCGAGAACGCGGCCACGCAGCCCTACGCGGGCATCGGGCTGGGGCGCGACGGCGGTATGGCCGAGTACCTGCGCGTGCCGGCCCGGAACCTGGTCCCCCTGGGCGACGCCGACCCCGTCGCCGCGGCCTCCCTCGCCGACGCGGGCCTGACCCCGTACCACGCGATCAAGCTCGCGCTGCCCCACCTGGCGGGCGGCGGCAGGTACGCCCTCGTAATCGGCCTGGGCGGCCTGGGGCTGCTCGGGGTGCAGATCCTGCGGGCGCTCACCGGCGCCACCGTCATCGCCACGGACCTGAAGGAGGAGGCGATGGCCGAGGCCGAGCGGCTCGGGGCCGTCACCGTCCCCGGCGGCGAGGGCCAGGTCGAGCGGATCCGCGAGGTCACCGGGGGCCGCGGCGTGGATGCCGCGTTCGACTTCGTGGGGGCCGGGCCGACCATCCGGACGGCCATGGCCGCCACGGCCCGCCAGGGACGCTGCACGGTCGTCGGGATCGCCGGACACCCTTACGAGTGGTCCTTCTTCACCGCCCCCTACGAGGCGGAGCTCACGAGCACCTACTGGGGCACCATCGAGGAGCTGTACGAGCTCGTGGACATGTTCCGCGCCGGACAGGTGACCCCGCAGTACACGACCTACCCCATGGACCGGGCGCTCGAGGCCTACCGGGCCCTCGTGGCCGGAGAGGTGTCCGGGCGCGCCGTGGTGGTGCCCCACGCCTGA
- a CDS encoding LamB/YcsF family protein has translation MDLNSDVGESFGPYTMGDDAAILRSVSSANVACGFHGGDPSVIAATCRHAAAAGATVGAHVSYRDLAGFGRRFLDCSPTELADDVLYQIGALEAMARSAGTGVRYVKPHGALYNAIVHHEDHARAVVDAVRAFDRDLPLLVLPESVAASIAERAGLRVVTEAFADRAYTPAGTLVSRREPGAVLHDEAEVARRMVRLATEGVVRAVDGTDVRVDAASICVHGDTPGAVSMAAAVRAALEDAGVRIGSFA, from the coding sequence ATGGACCTGAACAGCGACGTGGGGGAGTCCTTCGGCCCCTACACCATGGGCGACGACGCCGCGATCCTGCGGTCCGTCTCCTCCGCCAACGTCGCGTGCGGCTTCCACGGTGGGGACCCCTCGGTCATCGCCGCGACGTGCCGCCACGCGGCGGCCGCGGGGGCCACGGTGGGCGCCCACGTCTCCTACCGGGACCTCGCCGGCTTCGGGCGACGCTTCCTGGACTGCTCGCCCACCGAGCTCGCCGATGACGTCCTGTACCAGATCGGCGCCCTCGAGGCAATGGCCCGGTCGGCCGGCACGGGCGTGCGCTACGTCAAGCCCCACGGCGCCCTCTACAACGCGATCGTGCACCACGAGGACCACGCCCGGGCCGTCGTCGACGCCGTCCGGGCCTTCGACCGGGACCTGCCCCTGCTCGTGCTGCCGGAGTCCGTGGCCGCCTCGATCGCCGAACGGGCCGGTCTGCGCGTGGTGACCGAGGCCTTCGCCGACCGCGCCTACACGCCCGCCGGCACCCTCGTCTCCCGGCGCGAGCCCGGGGCCGTCCTGCACGACGAGGCGGAGGTGGCCCGGCGGATGGTCCGGCTGGCCACCGAGGGCGTGGTCCGGGCCGTGGACGGCACCGACGTCCGGGTGGACGCCGCCAGCATCTGCGTGCACGGCGACACCCCCGGGGCCGTCTCGATGGCCGCCGCGGTCCGGGCCGCCCTCGAGGACGCCGGGGTGCGGATCGGGTCCTTCGCATGA
- a CDS encoding carboxyltransferase domain-containing protein, whose amino-acid sequence MREVRWAGPRAFLVECGSLSEVVALHARLRAEPLPGQVEAVAAAATLALSFTHRSAAVAAAGAVRTLAPVAGEAAEARTVEIDVVYDGEDLAEVGELTGLGADGVVRVHAGTEWTGAFGGFAPGFTYLVAEGDPLSVPRRATPRTAVPAGSVAVAGTFSAVYPRSSPGGWQLLGHTDARLWDLDRPEPALVRPGDRVRYRPVRALATLTDARPGGAPTPAAGATAHPALEVVSAGLQSLVQDLGRPGLGDLGVPAAGAADPSSARQANRLVGNGPDAAVVEALLGGLAVRARGTLVLALAGAEVPAVITAAPGRPVGDALRSGGAAADAPGPGRPAAGPGRSVDRLAHRPATRPAPLRAPFALLDGETLELGEPVAGLRAYLAVRGGIDVPAVLGSRSTDTLSGIGPEPLAPGAVLPVGTPASLAAVGLPEPAPAALPRAGRTTVLRVLPGPRADWFGPAGLEVLTGQDWAVGSQSSRVGVRLEAPAGGAPLARRREGELASEAAVAGALQVPPSGLPVLFLADHPVTGGYPVIGVVVPEDLPLAAQLPPGAAVRFALADPDAPVAADAPTDQHASRED is encoded by the coding sequence ATGAGGGAGGTGCGCTGGGCGGGCCCGCGCGCGTTCCTCGTCGAGTGCGGGTCCCTGTCCGAGGTCGTGGCGCTGCACGCCCGGCTGCGGGCGGAGCCGCTGCCGGGGCAGGTCGAGGCGGTGGCCGCGGCCGCGACCCTCGCGCTGTCCTTCACCCACCGCTCCGCCGCGGTGGCCGCGGCCGGGGCCGTCCGCACGCTCGCCCCGGTGGCCGGCGAGGCGGCGGAGGCCCGCACCGTGGAGATCGACGTGGTCTACGACGGCGAGGACCTCGCCGAGGTGGGCGAGCTCACCGGGCTCGGGGCGGACGGCGTGGTCCGCGTCCACGCCGGCACCGAGTGGACGGGCGCCTTCGGCGGCTTCGCCCCCGGGTTCACCTACCTCGTGGCCGAGGGCGATCCGCTGAGCGTGCCGCGCCGGGCCACCCCGCGCACCGCCGTGCCCGCCGGCTCGGTGGCCGTCGCCGGGACCTTCTCCGCGGTCTACCCGCGCAGTTCCCCGGGCGGCTGGCAGCTGCTCGGCCACACCGACGCCCGGCTCTGGGACCTCGACCGGCCCGAGCCCGCCCTGGTGCGCCCCGGGGACCGGGTGCGCTACCGGCCCGTGCGCGCCCTCGCCACGCTCACCGATGCCCGGCCGGGGGGCGCCCCGACGCCGGCCGCCGGGGCGACGGCCCATCCCGCGCTGGAGGTGGTCTCCGCGGGGCTGCAGTCGCTCGTCCAGGACCTGGGCCGGCCCGGGCTGGGCGACCTCGGCGTCCCGGCCGCCGGGGCGGCGGACCCCTCCTCGGCCCGCCAGGCCAACCGCCTCGTGGGCAACGGCCCGGACGCGGCCGTCGTCGAGGCCCTGCTCGGCGGGCTGGCCGTGCGCGCCCGCGGCACCCTCGTGCTGGCGCTGGCCGGCGCCGAGGTGCCCGCGGTCATCACCGCCGCCCCCGGCAGGCCCGTTGGGGATGCGCTCCGGTCCGGCGGCGCCGCCGCGGACGCGCCGGGGCCCGGCCGCCCCGCCGCCGGTCCCGGCCGTTCGGTCGACCGTCTGGCGCACCGCCCCGCCACGCGCCCGGCCCCGCTCCGGGCACCCTTCGCCCTGCTGGACGGCGAGACGCTGGAGCTCGGTGAGCCGGTCGCCGGGTTGCGCGCCTACCTCGCCGTGCGCGGCGGGATCGACGTCCCCGCCGTCCTGGGCAGCCGCTCCACGGACACCCTGTCCGGGATCGGCCCGGAGCCCCTGGCCCCCGGTGCGGTCCTGCCGGTGGGCACCCCGGCGAGCCTGGCCGCCGTCGGGCTCCCGGAGCCGGCCCCGGCCGCGCTGCCCCGGGCCGGCCGAACCACCGTGCTGCGCGTGCTCCCCGGCCCGCGCGCCGACTGGTTCGGGCCGGCCGGGCTGGAGGTGCTCACCGGCCAGGACTGGGCCGTGGGGAGCCAGTCGAGCCGGGTCGGCGTGCGGCTGGAGGCCCCCGCGGGTGGCGCGCCCCTGGCGCGGCGGCGCGAGGGCGAACTGGCCAGCGAGGCGGCCGTGGCCGGCGCCCTGCAGGTCCCGCCCTCGGGGTTGCCCGTGCTGTTCCTGGCCGACCACCCCGTCACCGGTGGCTACCCCGTCATCGGCGTGGTGGTCCCCGAGGACCTGCCCCTGGCCGCCCAGCTGCCCCCGGGCGCCGCGGTGCGCTTCGCCCTCGCCGACCCGGACGCGCCCGTCGCGGCGGACGCCCCGACCGACCAGCACGCCTCCCGGGAGGACTGA
- a CDS encoding biotin carboxylase N-terminal domain-containing protein — translation MTTLSKVLIANRGEIAVRVARACADAGLASVAVYSDPDADALHVRRADEAYALHGASAAETYLDIGKLLAVARRSGADAVHPGYGFLSENADFAQAVLDAGLTWIGPSPQAIRDLGDKVSARRIAVAAGAPLVPGTDGPARDAEQVRAFAEEHGLPVAIKAAFGGGGRGLKVVRRMEDIGDGFDSAVREAVAAFGRGECFVERFLDRPRHVEAQVLADAHGTVVVVGTRDCSLQRRHQKLVEEAPAPFLTDAQRELIHASAKAICREAGYTGAGTVEYLVAPDGLVSFLEVNTRLQVEHPVTEETTGVDLVREQFRIAAGERLDLTEDPAPRGHALEFRLNAEDPALGFLPSPGPVEAFEAPTGAGVRVDTGVRSGSVVPGEYDSLLAKLIVWGEDRQQALRRARTALDEIVVRGVPTVVPFHREVLRQEAFTAPDRLGVHTTWIETEFAADLAASPYLAAAAPDAERTELTVTVDGRAVRLGLPADLVRALYGGGGAGVGTGTDAGAGADGAGPGERDGVVAAPLSGSVVTWLAEDGAAVTAGQGLVVLEAMKTETTVPAPRDGTFSRGDLRPADPVTRGQELGRLD, via the coding sequence ATGACCACGCTGAGCAAGGTCCTGATCGCCAACCGCGGCGAGATCGCCGTGCGGGTGGCCCGTGCCTGCGCGGACGCCGGCCTGGCGTCCGTGGCGGTGTACTCCGACCCGGACGCCGACGCCCTCCATGTCCGCCGCGCGGACGAGGCCTACGCCCTGCACGGGGCGAGCGCCGCCGAGACCTACCTGGACATCGGGAAGCTGCTGGCCGTGGCCCGCCGCTCCGGGGCCGACGCCGTGCACCCCGGCTACGGCTTCCTCTCCGAGAACGCGGACTTCGCCCAGGCCGTCCTCGACGCGGGGCTGACCTGGATCGGCCCGTCCCCGCAGGCCATCCGCGACCTCGGGGACAAGGTCTCCGCGCGGCGGATCGCCGTGGCCGCCGGAGCCCCGCTCGTGCCCGGCACGGACGGGCCGGCGCGGGACGCGGAACAGGTCCGCGCCTTCGCCGAGGAGCACGGCCTGCCCGTGGCCATCAAGGCCGCCTTCGGCGGCGGCGGTCGCGGACTGAAGGTGGTCCGCCGGATGGAGGACATCGGCGACGGGTTCGACTCGGCCGTGCGTGAGGCGGTCGCCGCCTTCGGCCGCGGGGAGTGCTTCGTGGAGCGCTTCCTGGACCGGCCCCGGCACGTGGAGGCCCAGGTGCTCGCGGACGCCCACGGCACCGTGGTGGTGGTCGGCACGCGCGACTGCTCCCTGCAGCGGCGCCACCAGAAGCTCGTGGAGGAGGCCCCCGCGCCGTTCCTCACCGACGCCCAGCGCGAGCTCATCCACGCCTCCGCCAAGGCGATCTGCCGGGAGGCCGGCTACACCGGCGCCGGGACCGTGGAGTACCTCGTGGCCCCCGACGGGCTGGTCTCCTTCCTCGAGGTCAACACCCGGCTGCAGGTGGAGCATCCCGTCACCGAGGAGACCACCGGCGTGGACCTGGTCCGCGAGCAGTTCCGCATCGCGGCGGGGGAGCGGCTGGACCTCACCGAGGACCCGGCGCCCCGCGGGCACGCCCTCGAGTTCCGGCTCAACGCCGAGGACCCGGCCCTGGGCTTCCTGCCCTCGCCCGGACCCGTCGAGGCGTTCGAGGCGCCCACCGGCGCCGGGGTCCGCGTGGACACCGGCGTGCGCAGCGGCTCCGTGGTGCCGGGGGAGTACGACTCCCTGCTGGCCAAGCTCATCGTGTGGGGCGAGGACCGCCAGCAGGCACTCCGCCGGGCCCGCACCGCCCTGGACGAGATCGTGGTCCGCGGCGTGCCCACCGTGGTGCCCTTCCACCGGGAGGTGCTGCGCCAGGAGGCCTTCACCGCCCCGGACCGCCTCGGCGTGCACACCACGTGGATCGAGACGGAGTTCGCCGCGGACCTGGCCGCCTCGCCGTACCTCGCGGCCGCCGCCCCGGACGCCGAGCGCACCGAGCTGACCGTCACCGTGGACGGCCGGGCCGTCCGGCTGGGCCTGCCGGCCGACCTCGTCCGCGCGCTGTACGGCGGGGGAGGGGCCGGCGTGGGGACCGGGACGGACGCCGGTGCCGGCGCGGACGGCGCCGGGCCCGGGGAGCGCGACGGCGTCGTGGCCGCGCCGCTGAGCGGCTCGGTGGTGACGTGGCTCGCCGAGGACGGGGCCGCCGTCACCGCGGGGCAGGGGCTCGTGGTGCTCGAGGCGATGAAGACGGAGACCACCGTGCCGGCGCCGCGGGACGGGACGTTCTCGCGCGGCGACCTGCGACCGGCCGACCCGGTGACCCGGGGCCAGGAACTCGGGCGCCTGGACTGA
- a CDS encoding GntR family transcriptional regulator — MTEAEVGQWARPEDAAVHAHTGAWVAQVLRERISEGHLLPGAKLPEAALAEALAVSRNTLREAFTTLAAESIVRRVPNRGVFVASPDAEDIREVYRVRRMLEPAALLWGERWGAPDSPVERALPALLERIRAAQQAGDGAGMADANQQLHGAIVAMSGSSTLSTAMDRTLARMRLVFHGMPDAAEFHARYAARNLELIRLLREGRREEAATALRGYLDLAERELLDHLGH; from the coding sequence ATGACCGAGGCCGAGGTGGGGCAGTGGGCCCGGCCCGAGGACGCCGCCGTGCACGCGCACACCGGGGCGTGGGTGGCCCAGGTGCTGCGCGAGCGGATCTCCGAGGGGCACCTGCTGCCCGGAGCCAAGCTGCCCGAGGCGGCCCTGGCCGAGGCGCTCGCCGTCTCCCGCAACACCCTGCGCGAGGCGTTCACCACGCTCGCCGCCGAGTCGATCGTGCGCCGCGTGCCGAACCGCGGGGTCTTCGTGGCCTCCCCGGACGCCGAGGACATCCGCGAGGTGTACCGGGTGCGGCGCATGCTCGAGCCGGCGGCGCTGCTGTGGGGCGAGCGCTGGGGCGCCCCGGACAGCCCCGTGGAGCGCGCGCTGCCCGCGCTCCTCGAGCGCATCCGCGCCGCCCAGCAGGCCGGCGACGGGGCCGGCATGGCGGACGCGAACCAGCAGCTGCACGGGGCCATCGTGGCGATGTCCGGCTCCTCGACGCTGAGCACCGCCATGGACCGCACCCTGGCCCGGATGCGCCTCGTGTTCCACGGCATGCCGGACGCCGCCGAGTTCCACGCCCGCTACGCCGCCCGCAACCTCGAGCTGATCCGGCTGCTGCGGGAGGGCCGCCGGGAGGAGGCGGCCACGGCCCTGCGCGGCTACCTCGACCTCGCCGAGCGGGAACTGCTGGACCACCTCGGGCACTGA
- a CDS encoding malonic semialdehyde reductase — translation MTVQLNMTTIADDLTRDGLLLDEGAQDLLFREARTANAFTDEPVTDEQLAAIFELVKWAPTAMNAQPLRVVVVRSAEARERLLPHLAEGNRAKTAAAPATALLAADLDFHDELPRTFPHFPGARDMFAGDEEGRVRTAELSAGLQVGYAIIGIRAAGLAAGPMTGFDADALSREFFPDGRHRVLVAVNMGKPAEDAWRDRLPRLPFDEVVTAV, via the coding sequence GTGACGGTTCAACTGAACATGACCACGATCGCTGATGACCTGACCCGCGACGGCCTGCTGCTCGACGAGGGCGCGCAGGACCTGCTGTTCCGGGAGGCCCGCACCGCCAACGCCTTCACCGACGAGCCCGTCACCGACGAGCAGCTCGCCGCCATCTTCGAGCTCGTGAAGTGGGCTCCCACGGCGATGAACGCCCAGCCGCTGCGCGTCGTCGTGGTGCGCTCCGCCGAGGCGCGCGAGCGGCTGCTGCCGCACCTGGCCGAGGGCAACCGGGCCAAGACCGCGGCCGCCCCGGCCACCGCGCTGCTGGCGGCCGACCTGGACTTCCACGACGAGCTGCCGCGCACCTTCCCGCACTTCCCGGGCGCGCGGGACATGTTCGCCGGGGACGAGGAGGGCCGCGTCCGCACCGCCGAACTCAGCGCGGGGCTGCAGGTGGGCTACGCGATCATCGGCATCCGCGCCGCGGGCCTGGCCGCCGGCCCGATGACCGGCTTCGACGCCGATGCGCTCTCCCGCGAGTTCTTCCCGGACGGCCGCCACCGCGTGCTCGTGGCCGTCAACATGGGCAAGCCGGCCGAGGACGCCTGGCGCGACCGCCTCCCGCGGTTGCCCTTCGACGAGGTCGTCACCGCCGTCTGA
- a CDS encoding Rho termination factor N-terminal domain-containing protein, which yields MAEKKDDNARIKDPEVYEALRADGASKEKAARIANAADRDGRSDVGERGGEAPSYEDWTVEELRGRAKELGLTGYSDLRKDELIERLRDH from the coding sequence ATGGCTGAGAAGAAGGACGACAACGCCCGGATCAAGGACCCCGAGGTCTACGAGGCCCTGCGCGCGGACGGGGCCAGCAAGGAGAAGGCGGCCCGGATCGCCAACGCCGCGGACCGGGACGGCCGGTCCGACGTCGGCGAGCGCGGCGGCGAGGCCCCGTCCTACGAGGACTGGACGGTCGAGGAGCTCAGGGGCCGGGCCAAGGAGCTCGGCCTCACCGGGTACTCGGACCTGCGCAAGGACGAGCTGATCGAGCGACTGCGCGACCACTGA
- a CDS encoding DNA topoisomerase IB has translation MPRLTTVTPGTGGYTRRRAGRGFTYWGANGRRITHEDTLERIRGLAIPPAWTQVWIAAEDNAHIQATGVDDAGRTQYLYHPQWRQARDAEKFERSLSFGRTLPAVRRRVTRDLKPAGEQDEVAGRRRALAAAVRLMDRGALRVGGTEHTGELEAFGAATLQRRHVDVDGPQVHLAFRGKSGSQWDLTLEDEALAEFFDAVPATPRKAAAVCYPVRSGRRREWKGISAADVNQYLKDLAGLEFTAKDFRTWQGTLAAARSLARSHRSGSTSPQAVTIAIKAAAALLHNTPTVARDSYVDPRVVDLFEKGRVMSLRGQPDRALLALMTAED, from the coding sequence GTGCCGAGGCTGACCACGGTCACCCCCGGCACGGGCGGCTACACCCGGCGGCGGGCCGGCCGGGGGTTCACCTACTGGGGCGCCAACGGCCGGCGCATCACCCACGAGGACACCCTCGAGCGCATCCGCGGGCTGGCCATCCCGCCGGCCTGGACCCAGGTGTGGATCGCCGCCGAGGACAACGCCCACATCCAGGCGACCGGCGTGGACGACGCCGGGCGCACCCAGTACCTCTACCACCCCCAGTGGCGCCAGGCCCGGGACGCGGAGAAGTTCGAGCGCTCGCTGTCCTTCGGCCGGACGCTGCCCGCGGTCCGCCGGCGCGTGACGCGGGACCTGAAGCCCGCCGGGGAGCAGGACGAGGTGGCCGGCCGGCGCCGGGCCCTGGCCGCCGCGGTGCGGCTGATGGACCGCGGGGCGCTGCGCGTGGGCGGCACCGAGCACACCGGCGAGCTCGAGGCCTTCGGCGCGGCGACGCTGCAGCGCCGGCACGTGGACGTGGACGGCCCCCAGGTCCACCTGGCGTTCCGCGGCAAGTCCGGCAGCCAGTGGGACCTGACCCTGGAGGACGAGGCCCTCGCCGAGTTCTTCGACGCCGTCCCCGCCACGCCCCGCAAGGCCGCCGCGGTCTGCTATCCCGTGCGCTCGGGCCGCCGCCGCGAGTGGAAGGGCATCTCCGCGGCGGACGTCAACCAGTACCTCAAGGACCTCGCCGGGCTGGAGTTCACCGCCAAGGACTTCCGCACCTGGCAGGGGACCCTGGCGGCGGCGCGCTCGCTGGCCCGGTCCCACCGCAGCGGCAGCACCTCACCCCAGGCGGTGACGATCGCGATCAAGGCCGCCGCGGCGCTGCTGCACAACACCCCCACCGTGGCGCGGGACTCCTACGTGGACCCGCGGGTGGTCGACCTGTTCGAGAAGGGCCGGGTCATGTCGCTCCGGGGCCAGCCGGACCGCGCCCTGCTGGCCCTCATGACCGCCGAGGACTGA
- a CDS encoding Ku protein → MNVPVKAYSATTDHDVSLHQVHDADGGRIRYQRRCEVCGKTVEYEHIDKAYDDGEQTVVLTEDDLEALPEAANDEIEVVQFVPAGQIDPVWLERSYFLEPQGKSPKSYLLLREALEATDRTAVVTFALRQKTRLGVLRVQDDVLVLQGMHWADEIREVDFPATRSRARISPKEKKLARALVDQFAGDFSPEDFEDTYQQELRVLIDAKLEQGEALDTDATFGDVEDSAVEDDAEVIDLMEALKASLEKKRGGRRAGGAGGRGAAKGRGGGRGTATGRRATSARGTAAGGRSSRAKDSDAAGAGASGGSGDSRKATGSGGGRRKGATSGATSGTKSSGTRSPGTASSGGRGGRKAAGASRRESA, encoded by the coding sequence GTGAACGTGCCTGTCAAGGCGTATTCGGCCACCACGGACCACGATGTCTCCCTGCACCAGGTCCACGATGCCGACGGCGGCCGGATCCGCTACCAGCGCCGGTGCGAGGTGTGCGGCAAGACGGTCGAGTACGAGCACATCGACAAGGCCTATGACGACGGCGAGCAGACCGTGGTGCTCACGGAGGACGACCTCGAGGCGCTGCCGGAGGCCGCGAACGACGAGATCGAGGTGGTCCAGTTCGTCCCCGCCGGGCAGATCGACCCCGTGTGGCTGGAGCGCAGCTACTTCCTGGAGCCGCAGGGCAAGTCCCCCAAGTCCTACCTGCTGCTGCGCGAGGCGCTCGAGGCGACCGACCGGACCGCCGTGGTCACGTTCGCCCTGCGGCAGAAGACCCGGCTCGGCGTGCTGCGGGTCCAGGACGACGTGCTGGTGCTGCAGGGGATGCACTGGGCGGACGAGATCCGCGAGGTCGACTTCCCCGCCACCCGGTCCCGCGCGCGGATCAGCCCCAAGGAGAAGAAGCTGGCCCGGGCCCTCGTGGACCAGTTCGCCGGGGACTTCTCCCCCGAGGACTTCGAGGACACCTACCAGCAGGAGCTGCGGGTGCTGATCGACGCCAAGCTCGAGCAGGGCGAGGCCCTGGACACCGACGCCACCTTCGGGGACGTCGAGGACTCGGCCGTGGAGGACGACGCCGAGGTGATCGACCTCATGGAGGCGCTGAAGGCCTCGCTCGAGAAGAAGCGCGGCGGGCGCCGGGCGGGCGGAGCCGGTGGCCGGGGCGCGGCGAAGGGCCGGGGCGGCGGCCGGGGCACGGCCACGGGCCGGAGGGCGACGTCGGCGCGCGGCACCGCGGCCGGCGGCCGGTCCTCCCGGGCGAAGGACTCGGACGCCGCGGGCGCCGGGGCCTCCGGGGGATCCGGCGACTCGCGGAAGGCCACGGGCTCCGGCGGGGGACGGCGCAAGGGGGCGACATCGGGAGCGACGTCCGGGACGAAGTCCTCGGGCACGCGGTCGCCGGGGACGGCCTCCTCGGGTGGCCGGGGCGGGCGCAAGGCCGCGGGCGCCTCCCGCCGCGAGAGCGCCTGA